The following coding sequences are from one Humulus lupulus chromosome X, drHumLupu1.1, whole genome shotgun sequence window:
- the LOC133805884 gene encoding uncharacterized protein LOC133805884 yields the protein MVLPVLINQNQGAFVKDRLLAHNILIFQDILKGYRRKHISPRCVMKVDLSKSYDSIDWNCLEDILTAFCFPGPFIKWIMTCLKDSSYSILLNGRIQGCFTGRKGLRQGDPISLLLFVLIMEYFTRSLIQATQDKVFKFHPRCKKLRLVSLCFADDLVLFRKGNNTSVQVIQAFFKSFSVVSGLTANLENEILKEIQIAEGDFPLKYLGVPLRPTKWQAGDCDGILKKIRLKLFHWSNRHLSFAGKTQLIHSVLLGIRAFWMSIFMLPKKVIVEIDHLCRKFLWGSSGRNDNRSKLHLTNWDQVCLPKQMGGVGFKNSVKWNMVLLAKYIWAVSTKQDVLWVKWIDAIYLKGQSIWDYKLQVDVSWYWRKLIKVSTVINAGILAEASVKNKLHTSKLYDLLGWLKWMKGKPKGLQQKLLAAGLAAVVYLVWRNKDHCLYNQCSFSVNSVFTVLQNSLYARVKNFPRSKLSSKDVRFLESVNLL from the exons ATGGTCCTTCCAGTTTTAATAAACCAAAACCAAGGAGCTTTTGTGAAAGATAGACTTTTAGCTCATAATATCCTTATTTTTCAGGATATTCTTAAAGGTTATAGGAGGAAACATATCTCTCCTAGATGTGTGATGAAAGTCGATCTAAGCAAATCTTATGATTCAATTGATTGGAATTGTTTGGAGGACATTCTAACTGCCTTTTGTTTTCCAGGCCCTTTTATTAAGTGGATTATGACTTGCTTAAAAGactcttcttattctattttgcTAAATGGAAGAATTCAGGGGTGTTTTACAGGAAGGAAGGGGTTAAGACAAGGGGACCCAATCTCCCTTTTGTTGTTTGTGCTTATTATGGAATATTTTACTAGAAGTCTCATCCAAGCTACTCAGGATAAAGTTTTTAAGTTTCATCCTAGATGCAAAAAGCTGAGATTGGTCAGTTTATGCTTTGCGGATGATCTAGTTCTGTTTCGCAAGGGGAACAACACTTCAGTTCAAGTTATTCAAGCTTTCTTTAAATCTTTTAGTGTTGTTTCTGGTTTAACAGCAAATTTGGAGAA CGAGATTTTGAAGGAGATTCAGATTGCTGAAGGTGATTTTCCTCTCAAATATCTTGGGGTGCCTCTAAGACCTACAAAGTGGCAAGCTGGGGACTGTGATGGTATATTAAAGAAGATAAGGCTGAAGCTTTTTCACTGGTCTAACAGACATTTATCCTTTGCTGGAAAAACTCAGTTGATTCACTCAGTGCTTTTGGGGATAAGAGCCTTTTGGATGAGTATCTTCATGCTCCCTAAGAAAGTCATTGTTGAGATTGACCATCTTTGCAGGAAATTTTTGTGGGGTTCTAGTGGGAGGAATGATAACAGGAGCAAGTTACATCTCACAAATTGGGACCAAGTCTGTCTTCCTAAACAGATGGGGGGTGTTGGTTTTAAGAATAGTGTTAAATGGAATATGGTTTTGCTTGCCAAATACATATGGGCTGTTTCTACTAAGCAGGATGTCCTTTGGGTCAAATGGATAGATGCCATTTACCTTAAAGGACAGTCAATTTGGGATTATAAGCTTCAAGTGGATGTAAGTTGGTATTGGCGTAAACTCATTAAAGTGTCTACTGTTATCAATGCAGGAATTTTGGCTGAGGCTTCTGTGAAGAACAAGTTACATACCAGCAAATTATATGATTTGTTG GGATGGCTTAAGTGGATGAAGGGGAAGCCGAAAGGTCTCCAGCAAAAGCTTCTTGCTGCTGGTCTAGCTGCTGTGGTGTACTTGGTCTGGAGGAATAAGGATCATTGCTTATATAATCAGTGTTCTTTCTCTGTGAACTCAGTATTTACTGTGTTGCAAAATAGTTTATATGCTAGAGTTAAAAACTTTCCTAGATCTAAGCTTTCTAGTAAGGATGTAAGGTTTCTTGAGAGTGTTAATCTTTTGTAA